The sequence GGAATACCTGGGAGGCGATGGAGCCAACGGCTTCGACACTCATTGGCCATTGAAACCGTCCGCTTTCCAGTCGTTTATAAAGGTGACTGAATCCATCGCCTTTTCAGGGCTTTGATGGCGGTATGGCGTTTATTGCAAAACAAAATCAGCGTCGTGCCGGAATAGGGATCCAGCTTAAACTTTAGGGCCACCATCGCTGTTAAGTCCGT comes from Desulfosporosinus meridiei DSM 13257 and encodes:
- the tnpB gene encoding IS66 family insertion sequence element accessory protein TnpB; the protein is MIQHMADHVEHIYLALGYTDFRRQITDLTAMVALKFKLDPYSGTTLILFCNKRHTAIKALKRRWIQSPL